One Bacteroidota bacterium DNA window includes the following coding sequences:
- a CDS encoding integrase core domain-containing protein produces the protein KTSINNPKANGKIERYHRTIGEECLRIKSPVTFEDFKIYIEDYVNFYNTKRLHASINYLTPEDYLLGRKVERLVERELKLENAEAIRANYWNSINQAA, from the coding sequence TAAAAACATCAATTAATAATCCCAAGGCTAATGGTAAAATTGAGCGTTACCATAGAACTATTGGTGAAGAATGTCTAAGAATAAAATCCCCAGTTACCTTTGAAGACTTTAAGATCTATATTGAAGATTACGTAAATTTCTATAACACTAAAAGACTTCATGCTTCAATTAATTATCTTACGCCGGAAGATTATCTTTTAGGAAGAAAAGTAGAAAGACTTGTTGAAAGAGAATTAAAATTAGAAAATGCAGAAGCGATAAGAGCAAATTATTGGAACTCCATTAATCAAGCAGCTTAA
- a CDS encoding amidohydrolase family protein, whose amino-acid sequence MGANLCPSHEEVPKLMGRLFEWFSGAEKAMHPFELAALAHLKSFPRQKPVCVHAEDRERIAERVGKFKRQNEVQDKLVSQIACEFALREAGRLNRRVHICHLTTGLEIELCRRYKNATYEITPNHLFMSTADIRCLGPLGRINPPLRDKREQAALWRNINDDTIIASDHAPHLIAHKLSGSPGFPGVGTLLPLMLNAVHEKKITMELLVKMCAYNPSAAFCLSSKGSLAPGFDADIVLVDMKKKWRITAENRLSKCGWTPFEGREVYGKIEKVFLRGKLAYDGEKVISKPGDGRELL is encoded by the coding sequence GTGGGCGCCAACCTCTGCCCCAGCCATGAGGAAGTCCCGAAGCTGATGGGAAGGCTTTTTGAATGGTTTTCAGGCGCAGAAAAGGCAATGCACCCATTCGAGCTTGCCGCGCTTGCGCACCTCAAGTCATTCCCACGGCAAAAGCCGGTCTGCGTTCATGCCGAGGACCGCGAGCGGATTGCCGAGCGTGTGGGCAAGTTCAAGCGGCAGAACGAGGTGCAGGACAAGCTGGTTTCGCAGATTGCCTGCGAGTTTGCGCTTCGCGAGGCAGGGAGGCTGAACCGGCGCGTTCACATCTGCCACCTCACCACTGGCCTGGAAATAGAGCTTTGCCGGCGCTACAAAAACGCGACCTACGAGATAACCCCGAACCATCTTTTCATGTCCACCGCAGACATCAGGTGCCTGGGGCCGTTGGGCAGGATAAACCCTCCCTTGCGCGACAAGCGCGAGCAGGCTGCATTGTGGCGGAACATAAACGATGATACAATAATTGCATCCGACCACGCGCCGCATTTGATAGCGCACAAGCTTTCCGGCTCGCCGGGATTTCCGGGCGTGGGCACGCTCCTGCCCCTGATGCTCAACGCAGTGCATGAAAAGAAAATAACAATGGAGCTTCTTGTGAAAATGTGCGCATATAACCCCTCGGCTGCCTTCTGCCTCAGCTCCAAGGGCTCGCTCGCGCCGGGCTTTGACGCGGACATTGTTCTTGTGGACATGAAAAAGAAGTGGAGGATAACCGCTGAGAACCGCCTCTCCAAGTGCGGCTGGACGCCGTTTGAGGGCAGGGAAGTATATGGGAAAATAGAAAAGGTCTTCCTGCGCGGGAAGCTCGCTTACGACGGGGAAAAAGTCATCTCCAAGCCCGGCGATGGCAGGGAATTGCTCTAG